The Amycolatopsis jiangsuensis nucleotide sequence GCCAGACGAGGGGAACCGCGGCGACGCAGCACCAGCTGGCACAGGCACTTTCGGTGTCCGATCCGGCGATCAGCCGCGCCCTGCGCCCGCTCGAGGCGGCCGGCCTCGTCCAGGTCCGCCCCGACCCCGAGCACGGCCGGCGCCGCCTGGTCGCCCTCACCGAAGCCGGCCACGCGGCTTTCCACGACAGCGGGAAGCCCCTGTACGAACAGCTGCGCCAGGGGCTGCTCGAAGCCGGCTTCCCGTACGAGCGCTACCTGCGCGACACCGTGCTGCTGGCCGAAATCCTCGAAGACAGCTGAGCCGCGCGCCGATGGATGCTCAGTACGCCAGGTTCGGGCGCAGCCAGCGCTCCACCTCGGCCAGGTCCAGGCCGCGCCGGCGGGCGTAGTCCTCGACCTGGTCGCGGCCCAGCCGTCCGACGGTGAAGTAGCGCGACTGCGGATGCGCGAAGATCAGGCCGCTCACCGCGGCGGCCGGGTACATCGCGTAGGACTCGGTGAGTCCGATGCCGAGGTCGTCCGAGCCGAGCAGGGTGAACAGGTCCTTCTTCTCGCTGTGGTCCGGGCTCGCCGGGTAGCCCAGCGCCGGGCGGATGCCGCGGAACCGCTCCGCGTGCAGGTCCGCCAGGTCGGGTTCGGCGTCCGGTTCGAACCACCGGCGGCGGGCCTCCAGGTGTAGGTACTCGGCGAACGCCTCGGCCAGGCGGTCGGCCAGTGCCTTCACCATGATCGCGCGGTAGTCGTCGTGCTCGGCCTCGTAGCGGGCGGCCAGGTCCTCGGCGCCGTGGATGGCGACGGCGAACCCGCCGAGGTGGTCGCCTTCGGGGGCGACGTAGTCGGCGAGGCTCCGGTTGGCCCGGCCCTGCGGCTTCTGCGTCTGCTGACGCAGCATCGGGAACCGGAAGTCCGCGTACTCGCCCTCGAGCAGGATGTCGTCGCCTTCGGCGTGCGCCGGCCAGTAGGCGTAGGCACCGCGGGCGTGGAAGGAGCCGTCGGCGATGATCTCGTCGAGCAGCCCGTTCGCGTCGTCGAACAGCTCCCGCGCCACCGGCTGGTCGAGGATCGCCGGATACTTGCCCTTGAGTTCCCAGGCCAGGAACAGGAACTGCCAGTCGATCATCTCGCGCAGTTCGGCAATCGAGGGCTCCCGCACACACCGGCCGGTGAAGTCCGGCACCGGCAGCCCGGCGAACGAGACCTCCTCCTTGTTCGCCCGCGCCTGCTCCAGCGTCAGCAACGGCGTGGTGTGCCGGTTCTCGTGCTGCTCGCGCAACCGCTGCTGGTCGGCCCGGTTCTTCGCGTCCAGCACGTCGGAGCGGTCGGTGTCGAGCAGATCGGACACCACTCCGACCACGCGGGACGCGTCGAGCACGTGCAGCGTGCTGTGGTCGTAGGCCGGGGCGATCTTCACCGCGGTGTGCTGCTTCGAGGTGGTGGCCCCGCCGATCAGCAGCGGCAGCTTCAGCCCGCGCCGCTGCATTTCCGTGGCGACCGAGACCATCTCGTCCAGCGACGGCGTGATCAGCCCGGACAGCCCGACGACGTCCGCGTGCTCGGCCACCGCGGTGTCCAGGATCTTCGCCGCGGGCACCATCACGCCGAGGTCGATCACCTCGTAGTTGTTGCACCCCAGCACGACGCCGACGATGTTCTTCCCGATGTCGTGCACGTCGCCCTTGACCGTGGCGAGCACGACCTTGCCCTGGCCGCGGGAGGTGTCGATGCGGCCCTCGGCCTTCATCTTTTCCTTCTCCGCCTCCATGTAGGGCTCCAGATAGGCGACCGACCGCTTCATCACGCGCGCGCTCTTGACCACCTGCGGCAGGAACATCTTCCCGGAACCGAACAGGTCGCCGACGATCTTCATGCCGTCCATCAGCGGGCCCTCGATCACCTGCAGGGGCCGGTCGAACGACTGCCGCGCCTGCTCGGTGTCCTCCTCGATGAAGTCGACGATGCCGTGCACCAGCGCGTGCGAAAGCCGCTCCGCGACCGGCGTCTCCCGCCAGGACAGGTCGACCACCCGCTTGGTCCCGCTGCCCTTCACCGTCTCGGCGAACTCCACCAGCCGGTCGGTCGCGTCGTCGCGGCGGTCGAAGAGCACGTCCTCGACCAGCTCCAGCAGGTCCTTCGGGATGTCCTCGTACACCGCGAGCT carries:
- the metH gene encoding methionine synthase → MTETLRTLLDQRVVVLDGAWGTMLQNAGLQPADYRDSWLEGHPKDVTGDPDLLNLTRPDVVLDVHRQYLAAGADITTTNTFTATSIGQADYGLEGKVREMNLRAVELARQAADEFGGRYVAGSVGPLNVTLSLSPRVEDPAYRAVTYEQVKDAYAEQIKALADGGVDVLLIETIFDTLNCKAAITAAREVAPQLPLWISVTIVDLSGRTLSGQTVSAFWQSVAHAEPLVVGLNCSLGAADMRPHAEELAKIAGAYTACYPNAGLPNAFGGYDETPEQTGGALGEFAGAGLVNIVGGCCGTTPEHIAKIAESVKGVPARPVPVPERATRFSGLEPFTIGADTGFVMIGERTNVTGSARFRKLIEAGDHQAAVDVALEQVRGGANLLDVNFDADLLESEREMTTFLNLIATEPEVARIPVMVDSSRWSVLEAGLRCVQGKGVVNSISLKEGEGPFLEQARRIRDYGAGVVVMAFDEKGQADTADRKVEICSRAYDLLTLQAGFPGEDIVFDPNVLAVGTGISEHNGYAKAFLEALPLIKQRCPGAHTSGGISNLSFSFRGNNVVREAMHSAFLFHAVRAGLDMGIVNAGQLAVYEDIPKDLLELVEDVLFDRRDDATDRLVEFAETVKGSGTKRVVDLSWRETPVAERLSHALVHGIVDFIEEDTEQARQSFDRPLQVIEGPLMDGMKIVGDLFGSGKMFLPQVVKSARVMKRSVAYLEPYMEAEKEKMKAEGRIDTSRGQGKVVLATVKGDVHDIGKNIVGVVLGCNNYEVIDLGVMVPAAKILDTAVAEHADVVGLSGLITPSLDEMVSVATEMQRRGLKLPLLIGGATTSKQHTAVKIAPAYDHSTLHVLDASRVVGVVSDLLDTDRSDVLDAKNRADQQRLREQHENRHTTPLLTLEQARANKEEVSFAGLPVPDFTGRCVREPSIAELREMIDWQFLFLAWELKGKYPAILDQPVARELFDDANGLLDEIIADGSFHARGAYAYWPAHAEGDDILLEGEYADFRFPMLRQQTQKPQGRANRSLADYVAPEGDHLGGFAVAIHGAEDLAARYEAEHDDYRAIMVKALADRLAEAFAEYLHLEARRRWFEPDAEPDLADLHAERFRGIRPALGYPASPDHSEKKDLFTLLGSDDLGIGLTESYAMYPAAAVSGLIFAHPQSRYFTVGRLGRDQVEDYARRRGLDLAEVERWLRPNLAY
- a CDS encoding MarR family winged helix-turn-helix transcriptional regulator, with amino-acid sequence MPHHRCQVSRAAALDGLWRVRISAPATATTSQTRGTAATQHQLAQALSVSDPAISRALRPLEAAGLVQVRPDPEHGRRRLVALTEAGHAAFHDSGKPLYEQLRQGLLEAGFPYERYLRDTVLLAEILEDS